The proteins below come from a single Triticum aestivum cultivar Chinese Spring chromosome 5D, IWGSC CS RefSeq v2.1, whole genome shotgun sequence genomic window:
- the LOC123125178 gene encoding uncharacterized protein isoform X1 → MKYLPSLPEDIWWHIHSLMPMRDAARAACVSRTFMHSWRRRTSLTFSKKTLGIGEDVCEKDGKARDLTYKVDRIWIEHPGIGVKEVRIEFYDNTTRVCFLDRWLQIAVTPGIEELIVIPSVGHKRYNFPWSLLSEGSGNSIRCLFLSRCVFCPTVGLGLRSLTQITLCYVHITGNELACLLDNSFALQQLGLSHCSKIIRLKIPSLLQRLITLEVSACKRLQTIEIEAQCLSKFWFSGERLVQLSFGEALQLKTLDMHCHGAVCEARANLPSTLPNLETLSVFSYFETVNTPMVGSKFPFLKHLTVKLAAAPAYDYCSLISFFDASPSLETFFLNGFEGSMQHPSILADPSGRRQMPKHRHDKLKNVTIAGFSSAKSLVDLTCHILESSESLESLTLDTTEGYDYLRCSVNRSGKCFRMRRGAILEARRGLLAIKTYIEGIVPPKVKFTVVKPCSQCHVVQL, encoded by the exons GACATCTGGTGGCATATACATTCACTAATGCCAATGCGAGATGCTGCTCGAGCTGCCTGCGTTTCTCGTACCTTTATGCATTCCTGGAGACGCCGTACCAGCCTCACCTTCAGTAAAAAAACACTAGGCATTGGTGAAGATGTGTGTGAAAAGGATGGTAAAGCAAGAGATCTCACCTACAAAGTTGACAGAATTTGGATAGAACACCCAGGCATTGGTGTGAAGGAAGTCAGAATTGAGTTCTATGATAACACGACCAGGGTCTGTTTTCTTGATCGCTGGCTTCAGATTGCCGTCACACCTGGGATTGAAGAACTCATTGTTATTCCTTCTGTGGGCCATAAAAGGTACAACTTCCCATGGTCACTTTTATCTGAAGGAAGTGGAAACTCGATTCGGTGTCTGTTCCTTTCCAGGTGTGTGTTCTGTCCAACAGTCGGACTTGGCTTGAGAAGTTTGACTCAAATTACGCTGTGTTATGTCCATATTACAGGAAATGAGCTAGCCTGCCTTCTGGACAATTCTTTTGCTTTGCAGCAGTTGGGACTCAGCCATTGCAGCAAGATAATTAGACTGAAGATACCTTCCCTGCTGCAGCGGCTCATCACCCTTGAAGTGTCTGCATGTAAGAGGCTGCAGACAATAGAGATTGAAGCTCAATGTTTATCCAAATTTTGGTTTAGTGGTGAGCGGCTAGTACAACTCTCGTTTGGAGAAGCATTGCAATTGAAGACCCTAGACATGCACTGTCATGGTGCTGTCTGTGAGGCTCGTGCCAATCTTCCGTCCACCTTGCCAAATCTTGAAACACTTTCTGTATTTTCATATTTTGAG ACGGTCAATACACCGATGGTCGGTAGCAAATTTCCATTCCTCAAGCACTTGACTGTTAAACTTGCTGCGGCCCCAGCCTATGATTATTGTTCTCTGATATCATTTTTTGATGCTTCTCCTTCATTGGAGACGTTCTTCTTGAAT GGGTTCGAGGGAAGCATGCAACATCCATCCATTTTGGCAGATCCTTCAGGTCGGAGGCAGATGCCGAAGCACCGCCATGACAAGCTCAAGAATGTGACTATTGCTGGTTTCTCCTCTGCAAAGAGCTTGGTTGATTTAACCTGTCATATTCTTGAGAGTTCAGAGTCACTTGAGAGTCTTACATTGGACACCACGGAAGGATATGATTACCTTAGGTGTTCTGTCAACAGATCTGGCAAATGCTTCCGCATGCGCAGGGGTGCCATCTTGGAAGCTCGTCGTGGGCTCTTGGCTATCAAGACATACATTGAGGGAATTGTTCCGCCGAAAGTGAAGTTCACTGTTGTGAAGCCTTGCAGCCAGTGCCATGTTGTTCAGCTTTAG
- the LOC123125178 gene encoding uncharacterized protein isoform X2, translated as MITRPGSVFLIAGFRLPSHLGLKNSLLFLLWAIKGNELACLLDNSFALQQLGLSHCSKIIRLKIPSLLQRLITLEVSACKRLQTIEIEAQCLSKFWFSGERLVQLSFGEALQLKTLDMHCHGAVCEARANLPSTLPNLETLSVFSYFETVNTPMVGSKFPFLKHLTVKLAAAPAYDYCSLISFFDASPSLETFFLNGFEGSMQHPSILADPSGRRQMPKHRHDKLKNVTIAGFSSAKSLVDLTCHILESSESLESLTLDTTEGYDYLRCSVNRSGKCFRMRRGAILEARRGLLAIKTYIEGIVPPKVKFTVVKPCSQCHVVQL; from the exons ATGATAACACGACCAGGGTCTGTTTTCTTGATCGCTGGCTTCAGATTGCCGTCACACCTGGGATTGAAGAACTCATTGTTATTCCTTCTGTGGGCCATAAAAG GAAATGAGCTAGCCTGCCTTCTGGACAATTCTTTTGCTTTGCAGCAGTTGGGACTCAGCCATTGCAGCAAGATAATTAGACTGAAGATACCTTCCCTGCTGCAGCGGCTCATCACCCTTGAAGTGTCTGCATGTAAGAGGCTGCAGACAATAGAGATTGAAGCTCAATGTTTATCCAAATTTTGGTTTAGTGGTGAGCGGCTAGTACAACTCTCGTTTGGAGAAGCATTGCAATTGAAGACCCTAGACATGCACTGTCATGGTGCTGTCTGTGAGGCTCGTGCCAATCTTCCGTCCACCTTGCCAAATCTTGAAACACTTTCTGTATTTTCATATTTTGAG ACGGTCAATACACCGATGGTCGGTAGCAAATTTCCATTCCTCAAGCACTTGACTGTTAAACTTGCTGCGGCCCCAGCCTATGATTATTGTTCTCTGATATCATTTTTTGATGCTTCTCCTTCATTGGAGACGTTCTTCTTGAAT GGGTTCGAGGGAAGCATGCAACATCCATCCATTTTGGCAGATCCTTCAGGTCGGAGGCAGATGCCGAAGCACCGCCATGACAAGCTCAAGAATGTGACTATTGCTGGTTTCTCCTCTGCAAAGAGCTTGGTTGATTTAACCTGTCATATTCTTGAGAGTTCAGAGTCACTTGAGAGTCTTACATTGGACACCACGGAAGGATATGATTACCTTAGGTGTTCTGTCAACAGATCTGGCAAATGCTTCCGCATGCGCAGGGGTGCCATCTTGGAAGCTCGTCGTGGGCTCTTGGCTATCAAGACATACATTGAGGGAATTGTTCCGCCGAAAGTGAAGTTCACTGTTGTGAAGCCTTGCAGCCAGTGCCATGTTGTTCAGCTTTAG